The nucleotide sequence ATTCGGTGCAATAACAGCTCCAAGCCCTTTTTGTTCGGACAGATCAGTTAGTTCGTCCAACTGATCTGTCGTAAAACCAGTTGTACCCACTACAGGGCGAACTCCATGTTCTAATGCCGATTTAGTATGTTTATAACCCACTTCTGGAGTGGTTAAATCAATTAACACATCGGCTTCAACAGTTTGTAAGCACTCGTCCATGTTTTCATAGATAAGCGCGTCAAATACAGGTAACCCTTCTACATCTTTTACTTTCCAGCCCCCATGTTTTCTGTCCACACAAGCAACAAGCTCATAACTTTCTTGTTTTTCAATCATACGTAGCGCTTCACTACCCATTTTACCTCTAGGACCTGCTACTACTATTTTTACTGTATTCATAAGATATCCTCCTACTTCTTCGTCCATCTATCTTTGTCTCTTGTTTCGATCTTCGTTATCGCTCTATGAAAGGAATCGGATAAATCGATGTCTAAAGAATTGGCGAATGAAGCAAGTACAAATATAAGATCACCCAATTCTTCTTCGATTGTATTCTCCTTTTCGCTTGCCTTTTTAGGCTTCTCTCCATAAAAATGATTGACCTCACGGGCTATTTCTCCTACTTCCTCGGTTAAGCGAGCGACCATAGCTAATGGAGAAAAATAACCCTCTTTAAACTGGGATATGTAGGCATCGACCCTTTTCTGTATCTCATAGGTATCATAAATTGGCGTATTCGGTTTCTCTATCATCTTAAACCTCTTTTCTTCCCTTCATTCATCACTTTATCCTATATGTTAGCTAATCGTGTAGATTTTGACAAATTATTCACTTTATCCTAAGAATTCGATTGTTAGGAATCATCTGTTTGTCTATAATAAGAACGGGAAATGATACAGGAGGTGCTTCATGATTTTTGGTTTACGTCTTAAAAATATCTTTTTTATACTGCTCGGTTCCGCTATTTTCTCATTTGGAATTGTCCATTTTAACATGCAAAATAATCTTGGAGAAGGTGGGTTTACAGGGATCACTCTTTTATTTTATTTTTTGTGGGGATGGGATCCTGCCATCTCTAACATCGTCTTAAATATCCCTACCTTTGCTGTAGGCTGGAGGTTTTTAGGTCGGAACATGTTCTTATATACGGTTATTGGGACACTAGCCGTTTCCGCCTTTCTTTGGATCTTTCAGCAACATACCTATCAATTACATTTACAATCTGATATGACATTGGTTGCCCTGTTTGCTGGTGTAACAATTGGAATTGGACTTGGGATTATTTTTCGGTATGGTGGAACGACTGGTGGGGTCGATATCATTGCGAGAATTGTCCATAAATATGCAGGATGGAGCATGGGAAAAACCATGTTTCTCTTTGACGCGGTGGTTATTGCAACTTCTATCATAGCGTATTTAGAATTAGTGGAAGGAATGTACACACTAGTTGCTGTCTACATTGGAGCGAGAGTTATTGATTTCATTCAAGAAGGTGCCTATACCGCTCGTGGTGCCACGATTATTTCCGGAAAAAGTAATGAAATAGCTGATAAAATCATTCAAGATATGGAACGGGGAGTTACGGTATTACAAGGACGAGGTCGATATACAGGAGAAAACCGAGATGTCTTATATTGTGTGGTTGGTAGAAATGAGATTTTCCGGTTGAAAAACATTATAAACTCCGTCGATCCACATGCTTTTGTAGCTGTATCGTCTGTTCATGATGTATTAGGAGAAGGGTTTACGTTAGACGAAAATAAAAATCCAATATCGCATTAAAGTAAGGTAAGAAACGCAGACTAGGTTGATTTCAGCTGAGGGTAAGGCGAAGTCGTCCCTTACACCTAGTCTGGGACAAAATCTTTAGCTTCCTTCAATTTCAGGATATGAAGCCTAGAATATTTGCTAGATATGGCAACATGTCGATTTTTTTGAGGTTAAAAAAGTATGCCGCCAGAACGTGGCCTGTATTCTTAACTTGAGCAATAGTGATTATCCAAGCAGTATTACGTCGCAATTTAGAATGATTAGCAACATATTTACAAAAGCATCCTAAAAGAAAAATCCGAACTGATTCGAATTCTAATGAAAGAATTTTGAACCTTAGTTCGGATTTTTATTATGACAAGAGCACTTTTGCCCAAGCCCTGTTTTCATTAATCATCTTGTGGTACTAAAAACATAAGAACAAAGCGAATCAATTCTGCTAGAGCTACTAGCGCTGCAGCTACGTAAGTAAGAGCTGCTGCATTTAATACCTTCTTCGTTTCACGCTCTTCGTTATTTCGGATTACCCCACTTGACACTAGTTGTGCCATGGCACGGTTGGATGCATTGAACTCCACCGGTAACGTAACAAGCTGGAACAATACCGCAAAGGACATAAAGATAATCCCTGCTAGTACTAAGTTCATAGCTCCTAATACTGCACCAGCGATAATAAGGATAAACGAGAAGTTAGATCCTAGATTTGCAACTGGTACTAAAGCATGTCTAAATCGAAGGAATGCATATGCTTCTGCATCTTGTATCGCATGTCCAACTTCGTGAGCCGCGATAGCAGAAGAAGCCATTGATTGTCCGTGATAATTTCCAGAGGATAAACGAACTACTTTCTTTCTTGGATCATAATGATCCGAAAGTACTCCTCTTGTTTCTTCAATGGACACATTATACAATCCATTATCATCTAGAATTTTTCGAGCAACTTGTGCGCCTGTCATATATGACGAAGTGGCAACCTTTGAATACTTTTTATACGTGCTCTTTACCTTGGATTGAGCCCATAGGGGAATCACAATCAAAAGAGCTATATAAATCAAATAACCACCTAATCCCATAGTTCATTCCTCCATTAGTATATCCTTGTGTTACTTAAGGTCAATTTTAGTCAAAATTAAGGAAATAGTCAACTTAATTACTTAACCTGTGCTTCTTTTTCTTTTCCCCT is from Radiobacillus kanasensis and encodes:
- a CDS encoding YitT family protein, which gives rise to MIFGLRLKNIFFILLGSAIFSFGIVHFNMQNNLGEGGFTGITLLFYFLWGWDPAISNIVLNIPTFAVGWRFLGRNMFLYTVIGTLAVSAFLWIFQQHTYQLHLQSDMTLVALFAGVTIGIGLGIIFRYGGTTGGVDIIARIVHKYAGWSMGKTMFLFDAVVIATSIIAYLELVEGMYTLVAVYIGARVIDFIQEGAYTARGATIISGKSNEIADKIIQDMERGVTVLQGRGRYTGENRDVLYCVVGRNEIFRLKNIINSVDPHAFVAVSSVHDVLGEGFTLDENKNPISH
- a CDS encoding nucleotide pyrophosphohydrolase; amino-acid sequence: MIEKPNTPIYDTYEIQKRVDAYISQFKEGYFSPLAMVARLTEEVGEIAREVNHFYGEKPKKASEKENTIEEELGDLIFVLASFANSLDIDLSDSFHRAITKIETRDKDRWTKK
- a CDS encoding zinc metallopeptidase is translated as MGLGGYLIYIALLIVIPLWAQSKVKSTYKKYSKVATSSYMTGAQVARKILDDNGLYNVSIEETRGVLSDHYDPRKKVVRLSSGNYHGQSMASSAIAAHEVGHAIQDAEAYAFLRFRHALVPVANLGSNFSFILIIAGAVLGAMNLVLAGIIFMSFAVLFQLVTLPVEFNASNRAMAQLVSSGVIRNNEERETKKVLNAAALTYVAAALVALAELIRFVLMFLVPQDD